One Roseimaritima multifibrata DNA window includes the following coding sequences:
- the ftsH gene encoding ATP-dependent zinc metalloprotease FtsH, with protein sequence MENTSEKKKRDGGDEGSGGNRRGNNALLLMLVFATVLGIMYFNRSVQRDSITYSFFQSELDRGNIESVEIGTTYIYGQFKTPPPPEKKPGKSDQDAKSDDGTPTKLRKEFVTNRLPDDGSLTELKAELKEKGVVVDAIPPDNTIEILSFLMIIGLPLAIIGFFIYTLRRSRGDMMGGGFLSGFSKSPAKRFEMSEQAITFKDVAGLEGVKADLQEIVDFLKSPEKFQKLGGRVPKGVLLNGPPGTGKTLLARAVAGEADVPFFSVNGSEFIQMFVGVGASRVRDLFKTAKDASPAIIFIDEIDAVGRQRGAGLGGGHDEREQTLNQILSEMDGFSPSQTVIVVAATNRPDVLDPALLRPGRFDRHVTVGRPTLKGREAIFKVHVRDVPLADDVDLHRLAAGTVGLTGADIRNMVNEAALWAARENKQTVDMADFEYARDKILMGAKREEVLQESEKEKTAYHEAGHTLTAWHLDGANIVHKVTIIPRGRALGVTQYVPAEDRLSISKRELDHQLIVLLGGRAAEKIVYDEQTVGAENDLERATNIARRMVTHWGMSDRLGPVSYKTSEEDPFLGREMHKTRHFSEHTQEMIDEEVHNILAAADQAARDLLTEHREELESITRALLEREELSEAELTEILGLSIQVRQRRETGKESPETVQGPESASEHSPGSAIKRDDQTAE encoded by the coding sequence ATGGAGAACACTTCGGAGAAAAAAAAACGCGATGGAGGTGACGAAGGGAGCGGCGGCAATCGCCGCGGTAACAACGCCCTGCTATTGATGCTGGTTTTTGCCACTGTCCTTGGCATCATGTACTTCAACCGTAGCGTCCAACGCGACTCAATCACTTACAGCTTTTTTCAGAGCGAGCTGGATCGTGGAAATATTGAATCGGTCGAAATTGGTACGACCTATATCTATGGGCAATTCAAAACGCCCCCTCCTCCCGAGAAGAAACCGGGAAAATCGGATCAGGATGCCAAATCAGATGATGGGACACCGACGAAGCTGCGGAAAGAGTTTGTCACCAACCGGCTTCCAGACGATGGTTCGCTTACCGAACTAAAGGCTGAGCTGAAGGAAAAAGGGGTGGTGGTCGATGCGATCCCCCCTGACAACACCATCGAAATCCTTTCGTTTTTGATGATCATTGGCTTGCCGCTGGCCATTATCGGTTTCTTTATCTACACACTCCGCCGCAGCCGTGGCGATATGATGGGGGGCGGATTCCTTTCAGGATTCAGCAAAAGTCCCGCGAAACGCTTCGAAATGTCCGAACAAGCAATCACGTTTAAGGACGTGGCGGGTTTGGAAGGAGTGAAAGCCGATTTGCAGGAAATCGTTGATTTCCTCAAAAGCCCTGAGAAATTTCAGAAGCTGGGCGGTCGCGTCCCCAAAGGAGTGCTCCTCAATGGGCCTCCGGGGACCGGAAAAACACTGCTCGCACGTGCTGTTGCCGGCGAAGCGGACGTCCCTTTCTTCTCCGTCAACGGTTCCGAATTCATCCAGATGTTTGTCGGTGTCGGTGCCAGTCGGGTACGCGACCTGTTCAAGACGGCAAAAGATGCCAGTCCGGCCATCATTTTTATTGACGAAATCGATGCGGTCGGTCGCCAACGTGGTGCCGGTTTGGGAGGCGGTCACGATGAACGTGAACAGACTCTCAACCAAATCCTTAGCGAAATGGACGGGTTTAGCCCCAGCCAAACCGTGATTGTCGTCGCGGCAACCAACCGCCCCGACGTCCTCGATCCGGCTCTCCTTCGTCCAGGTCGTTTCGATCGCCATGTGACCGTCGGCAGGCCAACGCTTAAAGGTCGCGAGGCGATCTTTAAGGTGCATGTTCGCGACGTCCCGTTGGCAGACGATGTCGATCTGCATCGCTTGGCCGCTGGAACCGTCGGACTTACCGGAGCCGATATTCGCAATATGGTCAACGAAGCCGCTCTCTGGGCAGCTCGTGAAAATAAGCAAACGGTTGATATGGCCGACTTTGAATATGCTCGAGACAAAATTCTGATGGGGGCCAAACGTGAAGAGGTCCTGCAGGAGTCGGAAAAAGAGAAAACGGCGTATCACGAAGCTGGCCATACGCTGACCGCTTGGCACTTGGACGGTGCAAATATCGTTCACAAAGTGACGATCATTCCCCGCGGACGAGCCCTCGGCGTCACGCAGTATGTCCCGGCAGAAGATCGCCTGAGTATTTCCAAACGGGAACTCGATCATCAGTTGATCGTTTTGCTTGGCGGACGTGCTGCTGAAAAAATTGTTTACGACGAACAGACTGTCGGTGCCGAAAACGATCTCGAACGGGCGACCAATATTGCCCGCCGGATGGTGACGCACTGGGGAATGAGCGATCGACTGGGACCGGTCAGCTATAAAACCTCCGAAGAGGATCCGTTCTTGGGTCGCGAAATGCACAAGACGCGGCATTTCAGCGAACATACCCAGGAAATGATCGATGAAGAGGTTCACAACATCCTCGCCGCCGCCGATCAAGCGGCCCGTGATCTGTTGACCGAGCACCGAGAAGAACTGGAAAGTATTACTCGAGCGCTTCTCGAACGCGAAGAGCTGAGCGAAGCGGAGTTGACGGAAATTCTTGGACTCTCTATCCAGGTTCGCCAACGTCGTGAAACCGGTAAGGAATCACCGGAAACCGTTCAGGGCCCAGAAAGTGCTTCCGAGCATAGCCCAGGTTCAGCGATTAAACGCGACGATCAAACTGCGGAATGA
- a CDS encoding S1C family serine protease: MPSVRLRTFLPTWMTVLGFVCILGTSQTATAQPPVFGQPTPPPAAPSIDTPAAREQRAERERLYAELASEVDALERMGNLVKRVAALVRPNVVHIEAHKTEEQRGRRESFEEAGSGVIVEIDGSLWVLTNRHVIKGADAQGISLRLSNGREIKAQRVVSDAYTDIAVIAIEDANVSAAKLGDSSKVEIGDFVLAIGSPFGLSHSVTFGILSAKGRRDLSLGEEKIELQDFFQTDAAINPGNSGGPLLNLRGEIIALNTAIASSSGGSEGIGFAIPVNMAMRVANQLVRFGKLKRAYLGVTLDPNYTAADAEAKGIEFPGGALVKEIRPGSPAEQAKLRKGDVIVMFGPDTVENDDHLVARVGLTPVGTQIPLVIVRDGQRYQTSVSLMAIPE; this comes from the coding sequence ATGCCCTCCGTACGCCTCCGCACATTTTTACCCACATGGATGACCGTACTGGGATTCGTCTGTATTCTCGGGACATCGCAAACCGCAACCGCTCAACCACCTGTCTTTGGTCAGCCGACGCCGCCCCCGGCGGCTCCCTCAATCGATACGCCTGCCGCTCGTGAACAACGCGCTGAACGGGAACGGTTGTATGCGGAACTGGCAAGCGAGGTCGATGCACTGGAACGAATGGGGAACTTGGTAAAACGAGTGGCAGCGTTGGTTCGCCCCAATGTTGTTCATATCGAAGCCCACAAGACCGAAGAACAGCGTGGACGACGTGAATCGTTTGAAGAAGCCGGATCGGGGGTCATTGTTGAAATCGATGGTTCGCTTTGGGTCCTTACCAATCGCCATGTCATCAAGGGCGCCGATGCACAGGGGATCTCACTGCGATTGAGTAACGGTCGCGAGATCAAAGCACAACGAGTCGTATCGGATGCGTACACCGATATTGCGGTAATCGCGATCGAAGACGCAAACGTGTCCGCTGCCAAACTTGGCGATAGCTCCAAAGTTGAAATTGGCGATTTTGTTCTGGCAATTGGAAGTCCGTTTGGACTTAGCCACTCGGTTACCTTTGGGATTTTGAGTGCAAAAGGGCGACGCGACCTCTCCCTCGGTGAAGAGAAGATCGAACTGCAGGACTTCTTTCAAACCGATGCTGCGATCAATCCGGGCAACAGTGGCGGCCCGCTGCTGAATCTGCGGGGCGAAATCATTGCCCTGAATACGGCGATCGCCAGTAGCAGTGGCGGCAGTGAAGGGATCGGTTTTGCGATCCCGGTCAACATGGCAATGCGAGTTGCCAACCAGTTGGTGCGGTTCGGAAAACTGAAGCGAGCTTACCTGGGCGTGACGCTGGATCCAAACTATACGGCTGCGGATGCCGAAGCCAAGGGAATCGAATTTCCAGGTGGAGCATTGGTCAAAGAAATTCGCCCTGGATCTCCAGCCGAACAAGCCAAACTACGTAAAGGGGACGTGATTGTCATGTTCGGCCCCGACACAGTAGAAAACGATGACCATTTGGTGGCTCGCGTCGGATTGACGCCGGTGGGGACTCAAATTCCATTGGTGATCGTCCGCGATGGGCAGCGTTACCAAACCTCGGTGTCGCTAATGGCGATCCCGGAGTAA
- the rsgA gene encoding ribosome small subunit-dependent GTPase A encodes MSAKKSSGDGRKVRAEFRKKHQGRVRESDLTRRFQQGDTDALEDAVKEERVSGKGDLTRHRTIMGSASNPGDSAGLAVHLDVDAAQIGGRVLSVHGLQSRVRGEDGVIYECTVRQLLKSLTTDQRHVVVAGDHVAIRVGGPKTGTIERIKPRTSELSRTSKGRQHVIVANVDYLLIVASAAEPGLKPNLIDRFLLTAEQFRIQPIICINKMDLISPAEFQPIMGVYAQLGYRVLLTSAETGQGVPFLKALVKDSQTVVAGQSGVGKSSLLNALEPDLALRIGKVSAENSKGKHTTTASQLIPLAEGGYVVDTPGIRQFQLWDITVREVGGLMRDLRPFVNACRYPDCIHFNEDECAVKDAVADGHIDARRYDAYCQIIEDLQP; translated from the coding sequence ATGAGTGCTAAGAAAAGCTCTGGCGATGGACGTAAGGTGCGTGCGGAGTTCCGCAAGAAGCACCAAGGCAGAGTCCGCGAAAGTGATTTGACACGGCGCTTCCAACAAGGCGATACCGACGCCTTGGAAGACGCCGTCAAGGAAGAACGTGTCAGTGGAAAAGGTGATCTGACGCGGCACCGGACGATCATGGGCTCCGCTTCAAACCCAGGCGATTCGGCCGGTTTGGCGGTTCACTTGGATGTGGACGCAGCTCAGATCGGTGGCCGAGTCCTCAGCGTGCACGGGCTGCAAAGCCGCGTCCGCGGAGAGGACGGAGTTATCTACGAGTGCACGGTCCGGCAGTTGCTGAAATCGCTGACAACCGATCAGCGTCACGTTGTGGTTGCCGGGGATCATGTTGCGATCCGCGTCGGAGGGCCCAAAACCGGCACGATCGAAAGGATCAAGCCCAGGACCAGTGAACTCTCCCGGACCAGCAAAGGACGGCAGCACGTTATTGTCGCCAATGTCGACTACTTGCTAATCGTTGCCAGTGCGGCGGAACCTGGTCTGAAACCGAATCTGATCGACAGGTTTCTCTTGACCGCGGAACAGTTTCGGATCCAGCCAATCATCTGCATCAACAAGATGGATTTGATCTCTCCTGCGGAATTCCAACCCATTATGGGAGTCTACGCTCAGCTGGGGTACCGCGTTCTGCTTACCTCTGCAGAAACTGGCCAGGGCGTCCCGTTTCTAAAGGCGCTTGTAAAAGACAGCCAGACCGTCGTGGCCGGACAAAGTGGAGTCGGTAAAAGTAGTCTATTAAACGCTTTGGAGCCCGATCTGGCTTTGCGAATCGGCAAGGTGAGTGCAGAGAACAGCAAAGGAAAGCATACCACCACCGCTTCGCAGTTGATCCCGCTGGCCGAAGGGGGATACGTCGTCGACACCCCTGGAATCCGTCAGTTCCAATTGTGGGATATCACCGTGCGAGAAGTAGGCGGGCTGATGCGAGACCTACGTCCTTTTGTGAACGCCTGCCGATACCCCGACTGCATTCATTTCAACGAAGATGAATGTGCCGTCAAAGACGCCGTCGCCGACGGACACATCGATGCCAGACGATACGATGCTTACTGCCAGATCATCGAAGATCTTCAGCCCTAA